A genome region from Camelina sativa cultivar DH55 chromosome 10, Cs, whole genome shotgun sequence includes the following:
- the LOC104719482 gene encoding probable non-specific lipid-transfer protein AKCS9, with protein sequence MKIPAVVFIVFLIGAIIFPNSIRATVVEGSGEEVINVTCSPTELSSCLPAITSGGAPSTQCCTKLKEQEPCLSSYITNPLYSTYVSSPNARKTLAACNVPYPTC encoded by the coding sequence ATGAAGATCCCAGCGGTAGTGTTCATTGTGTTCCTGATTGGTGCCATAATATTTCCAAATTCGATCAGAGCAACTGTGGTTGAAGGTTCCGGAGAAGAAGTGATTAATGTGACGTGTTCTCCGACGGAACTTAGTTCATGCTTACCAGCAATAACATCAGGAGGCGCACCATCTACACAATGTTGCACGAAACTCAAAGAGCAGGAACCTTGTTTGTCTTCCTACATTACAAATCCGCTGTATAGTACATATGTTAGTTCTCCAAACGCTCGTAAAACGTTGGCGGCTTGTAATGTTCCTTATCCTACTTGCTAG